One region of Termitidicoccus mucosus genomic DNA includes:
- a CDS encoding Cell division protein CpoB has protein sequence MRNRFFTLALLALAALLFAAGCERGDSPPATAEVDEPAYRRGKELLRQGRNQEALAEFNKVLEKRGLNNAAESHLEIGLLYQQHINDPIAAIYHFRKYRELKPNSPQSDLVRQRLEASMREYARTLPGRPLDASPLAPADYADALQRLQRENEQLQAALTSTRAAAGLAAPNNGGTVVQAAPAAANEVYPVATFDPTPNPNPNASVSTPARPSGASSSQSQQQQQQPAQPPPPQAAARTHTVRAGDSLYNIARQYYGTASNARVEAIFNANRDVLRSKTDLRVGMQLRIP, from the coding sequence ATGCGAAACCGTTTTTTCACCCTCGCCCTGCTGGCCCTTGCGGCGCTGCTCTTCGCGGCGGGATGCGAGCGCGGGGATTCGCCGCCGGCCACCGCCGAGGTGGACGAGCCCGCCTACCGCCGCGGCAAGGAGCTGCTGCGCCAGGGCCGCAACCAGGAGGCGCTGGCGGAGTTCAACAAGGTCCTGGAAAAACGCGGCCTCAACAACGCCGCCGAATCGCACCTCGAAATCGGCCTGCTCTACCAGCAGCACATCAACGACCCCATCGCCGCCATCTACCACTTCCGCAAATACCGCGAGTTGAAGCCCAACTCGCCCCAGTCCGACCTCGTGCGCCAGCGCCTCGAGGCGTCGATGCGCGAATACGCGCGCACGCTGCCGGGCCGGCCGCTCGACGCCAGCCCGCTCGCGCCCGCCGACTACGCCGACGCGCTCCAGCGGCTCCAGCGCGAAAACGAGCAACTTCAGGCCGCGCTCACCTCCACCCGGGCCGCCGCCGGCCTGGCCGCGCCGAACAACGGAGGCACGGTCGTGCAGGCCGCCCCGGCCGCCGCGAACGAGGTTTACCCGGTGGCGACGTTTGATCCCACGCCCAACCCAAACCCGAACGCAAGCGTCTCCACGCCCGCGCGTCCGTCCGGCGCGTCCTCCTCCCAGTCCCAGCAACAGCAGCAACAACCCGCGCAACCGCCGCCGCCCCAAGCGGCCGCGCGCACCCACACCGTGCGCGCCGGGGACAGCCTGTATAACATCGCCCGCCAGTATTACGGCACCGCCTCCAACGCGCGGGTCGAGGCGATCTTTAACGCCAACCGCGACGTGCTGCGCAGCAAGACCGACCTGCGCGTCGGCATGCAACTGCGCATTCCGTGA
- a CDS encoding KpsF/GutQ family sugar-phosphate isomerase — MSLATKTALARARACIQIEIDALAETARTLDKSFADTARAVEASAAAGAKLIFSGIGKSAHIAQKLAGTFNSTGIPSCFLDAVHALHGDLGLCAEGDHAILASNSGQSEEVLRLVPVLKRFGVKITALTSAPDSDLARHADHLLLYRVPREACPLALAPTASTTAALALGDALAMVLLQSRGVTREDFARYHPAGNLGRLLLLKVRDIMRTGDRLPVMRDTGSLQNAILAMTAAKSGSIALTHPGTGKLTGILTDGDFRRSALTGPGFLEKPVSAFMTRAPKVIGEDALGVEAVRMFEAHKIDDLIVVDRAGRPVGLVDGQDLPKLKVV, encoded by the coding sequence ATGTCCCTCGCCACCAAAACCGCCCTGGCCCGCGCGCGCGCCTGCATCCAGATCGAGATCGACGCGCTCGCCGAGACCGCCCGCACCCTCGACAAGTCCTTCGCCGACACCGCCCGCGCGGTCGAGGCGTCCGCCGCCGCCGGCGCCAAGCTCATTTTTTCCGGCATCGGCAAATCCGCCCACATCGCGCAAAAACTCGCGGGCACCTTCAACAGCACCGGCATCCCCTCCTGTTTCCTCGACGCCGTCCACGCGCTCCACGGCGACCTCGGGCTTTGCGCCGAGGGCGACCACGCCATCCTCGCGAGCAACAGCGGCCAGTCCGAGGAGGTGCTCCGGCTCGTGCCCGTGCTCAAGCGTTTCGGCGTGAAAATCACCGCGCTCACGAGCGCGCCGGATTCCGACCTCGCGCGCCACGCCGACCACCTGCTGCTCTACCGCGTGCCGCGCGAGGCGTGCCCGCTTGCGCTCGCGCCGACCGCCAGCACGACCGCCGCGCTCGCGCTCGGGGACGCGCTGGCGATGGTGCTGCTCCAGAGCCGCGGCGTCACGCGCGAGGATTTTGCGCGCTACCATCCGGCCGGCAACCTCGGGCGCCTGCTGCTGCTGAAGGTGCGCGACATCATGCGCACCGGCGACCGTCTGCCGGTGATGCGCGACACCGGTTCGCTCCAGAACGCGATTCTGGCCATGACCGCCGCGAAGTCCGGAAGCATCGCGCTCACGCATCCGGGGACGGGCAAGCTCACCGGCATCCTCACCGACGGCGATTTCCGCCGCAGCGCGCTCACCGGGCCGGGATTTTTGGAAAAACCGGTGTCCGCGTTCATGACCCGCGCGCCGAAGGTCATCGGCGAGGATGCGCTCGGCGTGGAAGCGGTGCGCATGTTCGAGGCCCACAAGATCGACGACCTCATCGTGGTGGACCGCGCCGGCCGCCCGGTCGGCCTCGTGGACGGCCAGGATTTGCCGAAGCTGAAGGTGGTGTAA
- a CDS encoding autotransporter-associated beta strand repeat-containing protein, which produces MFAFVAAPADAAELFWSGRESADWSNPRNWNSHVPATPDAAPQHLNFDRHSAKPSAFSPNLDTDLTAASLRFHGGDFTLGSSANKKLSLLLNSTIDADATIVNIVGGNTINHDVAFTGGVNNARAVYVDSGTLRFGAGATLDFSGMLKEGVGLALTHVYVAGGARLVSDGAVKAAGTRGAGTSVALLKTGGGTWTINSDNNDLSLLTNFRIQEGALDITRPGGLGATSIGCSGDGHRAIYINTPGGTLAASFNFIAGGSNSSLTIGTQLASGTVSFTGAMALSSAGIADTDSRATRFAAPEGATVVVGGVIGDSHATNANRQGGIDKTGGGALILTGNNTYTQGTTVSSGTVFFNNAASSSGNGAVIVKEGASIAGWSDVNAGGRIVGTVVTGGTTATIIPGNGDHAAATPLGATRLTIGGNLDVTAGARIHVNSSTSLQVMATGTLIGAASSRVIVDFTGSAFAGGALPADVLLVSFASASGIDASAFSAAGLPAGRTATFSIANGNRLRVSFADP; this is translated from the coding sequence GTGTTCGCTTTTGTCGCCGCACCGGCGGATGCGGCCGAGCTTTTCTGGTCGGGACGCGAGTCCGCCGACTGGTCGAACCCGCGAAACTGGAACTCGCATGTTCCGGCCACGCCGGACGCAGCCCCGCAGCACCTGAATTTTGACCGGCATTCCGCCAAGCCCTCCGCCTTCAGTCCGAATCTCGACACCGACCTCACCGCCGCCTCGCTGCGCTTTCACGGCGGCGATTTCACGCTCGGGTCGTCCGCGAACAAAAAACTTTCGCTGCTCCTCAACAGCACCATCGATGCAGACGCCACCATCGTGAACATCGTCGGCGGCAACACGATCAACCACGACGTGGCGTTCACCGGCGGCGTCAACAACGCCCGCGCCGTTTACGTGGACAGCGGCACGCTGCGGTTTGGCGCGGGCGCGACGCTCGACTTCAGCGGCATGCTGAAGGAGGGCGTCGGCCTTGCCCTCACGCATGTTTACGTGGCCGGCGGCGCGCGGCTGGTTTCCGACGGCGCCGTGAAGGCCGCAGGCACGCGGGGCGCGGGCACCAGCGTCGCGCTGCTCAAGACCGGCGGCGGCACCTGGACGATCAACAGCGACAACAACGACCTCTCGCTCCTGACCAATTTCCGCATCCAGGAAGGAGCCCTCGACATCACCCGGCCCGGCGGCCTCGGCGCCACGAGCATCGGCTGCTCGGGCGACGGGCACCGCGCCATCTACATCAACACCCCCGGCGGCACGCTCGCCGCGTCGTTCAACTTCATCGCGGGCGGCTCCAATTCCAGCCTCACCATCGGCACCCAGCTCGCCTCCGGCACCGTGAGCTTCACCGGAGCCATGGCGCTTTCCTCCGCCGGCATCGCCGACACGGACAGCCGCGCCACCCGGTTCGCCGCGCCCGAAGGCGCGACCGTGGTGGTGGGCGGAGTCATCGGCGACTCGCACGCCACCAACGCCAACCGGCAGGGCGGCATCGACAAGACCGGCGGCGGCGCGCTCATCCTCACCGGCAACAACACCTACACCCAAGGCACCACCGTCAGCTCGGGCACGGTGTTTTTCAACAACGCCGCCTCATCCTCCGGCAACGGCGCCGTCATCGTGAAGGAGGGCGCGTCCATCGCGGGCTGGAGCGACGTCAACGCCGGCGGCAGAATCGTCGGCACCGTCGTCACCGGCGGCACCACCGCCACCATCATCCCCGGCAACGGCGACCATGCGGCCGCGACGCCGCTCGGCGCGACCCGCCTCACCATCGGCGGCAATCTCGATGTCACCGCCGGCGCGCGCATCCATGTCAACAGTTCAACCAGCCTCCAAGTCATGGCCACCGGGACACTGATCGGCGCCGCCTCCTCCCGCGTGATTGTTGACTTCACCGGGTCGGCCTTCGCCGGGGGCGCCCTGCCGGCGGACGTGTTGCTGGTGAGCTTTGCGTCCGCCTCGGGGATCGACGCCTCGGCATTCAGCGCCGCCGGTCTCCCGGCCGGACGGACGGCGACCTTTTCCATCGCGAACGGCAACAGGCTCAGGGTGTCCTTCGCCGACCCATAG